A region from the Flavobacterium enshiense genome encodes:
- a CDS encoding lipocalin family protein codes for MKRITILATLTLFSAVLFTACGDTEPVDPAVLKGVTNVDIVGRYKLSAFNTDVQTDLNRDGSASSNQMSETTCYNNMFLTLNEDKTFTADYKGVDISSVNTLQCFTDPLVNGTWTYDGNLLKLSHTENNIEYNDTYTVSGNELVFRKNQGIIVGVPIDTPEFISSGITMIYTKE; via the coding sequence ATGAAAAGAATTACAATTTTAGCAACCCTGACATTATTTTCTGCTGTTTTGTTTACAGCATGCGGAGATACAGAGCCTGTTGATCCTGCGGTACTTAAAGGTGTTACCAATGTTGATATTGTTGGAAGATATAAACTGTCGGCTTTTAATACGGATGTTCAGACTGATTTAAATCGTGACGGAAGTGCTTCTTCAAACCAGATGTCTGAGACAACATGCTACAATAATATGTTTTTGACGTTAAATGAAGACAAAACCTTTACTGCTGATTATAAAGGAGTAGATATTTCATCTGTGAATACACTTCAGTGTTTTACAGATCCGTTAGTGAATGGAACATGGACTTATGACGGAAATTTATTGAAGTTGTCACACACTGAAAATAATATAGAATACAATGATACTTATACTGTTTCAGGTAATGAGCTTGTTTTCAGAAAAAATCAGGGTATTATCGTTGGAGTTCCTATTGATACGCCTGAATTCATTTCATCTGGTATCACGATGATTTATACGAAAGAATAA